In a single window of the Candidatus Omnitrophota bacterium genome:
- a CDS encoding FecR domain-containing protein: protein MRRWICALVGISLFGSLTIAEAQTAPPPDRIGVAAAVRGGVQLQRPGQAVGQVLQTGQPIFLGERITTNAQGQLQILLLDETVFTIGPNSALVIDTFIYDPRTNAGKISAQALQGVFRFVTGKIARRRPSDMEVKLPVGVIGIRGTIVAGRIEGSQSKVVLLGPGPKNNTGERPGQITVSNRVGNVTHEVTVTRPGFGTTIAGPDALPTPPAAVPPAELDALTSALAAPAAQAPAPAAADPAAAAGASMTRQAGQDLAVALTKLTETKTTTDISQDLGDESTTSATQVASQSVAIADGISTKDQLRTIETGVFSYQHTGAVGSFVQTRDSGSAVNIQGTVTVKVDIDFGARTIGGGNSSLTVDTSSFLGSIFKSETIEAQSFNSGSGNATFTDTSSDGVLTGTLTLNNSGGVVAATATGEATYDSLGSTVGSTGSFTMTKQAGAS, encoded by the coding sequence ATGAGACGGTGGATATGCGCCCTGGTAGGAATAAGCCTTTTCGGCAGCCTCACAATCGCTGAAGCGCAGACGGCTCCACCCCCCGACCGTATCGGTGTGGCCGCAGCCGTCCGAGGCGGGGTTCAGCTTCAGCGTCCAGGCCAGGCCGTGGGCCAAGTCCTCCAGACCGGCCAGCCGATCTTCCTCGGGGAGCGGATCACCACCAACGCCCAGGGCCAGCTGCAGATTCTCCTCTTAGATGAGACGGTCTTCACGATCGGGCCGAACAGCGCGCTGGTCATCGATACCTTCATCTATGATCCCCGGACGAACGCGGGGAAAATCAGCGCGCAAGCCCTCCAAGGGGTTTTCCGGTTCGTGACCGGCAAGATCGCCCGGCGACGCCCCAGCGACATGGAGGTGAAGCTCCCCGTTGGAGTCATCGGCATCCGCGGGACGATCGTCGCCGGCCGCATCGAGGGGAGCCAATCCAAGGTCGTGCTCCTCGGCCCGGGCCCCAAGAACAACACCGGCGAGCGGCCGGGCCAGATCACGGTGAGCAATCGAGTCGGGAACGTCACGCATGAGGTCACCGTCACCCGCCCCGGTTTCGGGACGACCATCGCAGGGCCGGATGCGCTCCCGACTCCGCCCGCGGCTGTGCCTCCGGCCGAGCTCGATGCCTTGACCAGCGCCCTCGCTGCGCCGGCGGCTCAAGCGCCCGCACCGGCCGCCGCGGATCCCGCGGCCGCCGCAGGCGCCTCCATGACCCGGCAGGCCGGGCAGGATCTTGCCGTGGCACTCACCAAACTCACGGAGACCAAGACGACGACGGACATCAGCCAAGACCTTGGGGACGAATCAACGACCTCCGCGACCCAGGTGGCGTCCCAGAGCGTGGCGATCGCGGATGGGATCTCGACAAAGGACCAGCTCCGGACGATCGAAACAGGGGTGTTCAGCTACCAACACACTGGGGCGGTCGGGTCATTTGTTCAAACCCGAGACAGCGGCTCGGCCGTGAACATTCAAGGGACGGTGACGGTGAAGGTGGATATTGATTTTGGGGCGCGGACCATCGGAGGCGGCAACTCGAGTCTGACGGTCGATACCTCAAGTTTCTTGGGAAGCATCTTCAAATCTGAAACAATCGAAGCACAGTCATTCAACTCAGGGTCAGGCAACGCGACCTTCACCGACACGAGTAGCGATGGGGTGTTGACGGGAACGTTGACGCTCAATAACTCCGGAGGGGTCGTCGCCGCCACAGCGACCGGGGAGGCCACGTATGATTCCCTCGGTAGCACGGTGGGTTCGACAGGCTCGTTTACGATGACCAAACAAGCCGGGGCGTCCTAA
- a CDS encoding iron-sulfur cluster assembly accessory protein, protein MITLTAPAAQEVKRLIEKEQKPNLGLRIGIKGGGCSGMTYVLAIDEATPKQYDTVFEQDGVKIVIDAKSHLYLDGTTIDFKTNLMGGGFEFNNPLAKKTCGCGTSFTA, encoded by the coding sequence ATGATTACATTAACGGCTCCAGCGGCTCAGGAAGTCAAGCGTCTGATTGAGAAAGAGCAGAAGCCGAATCTCGGCTTGCGCATCGGGATCAAGGGCGGCGGCTGCTCCGGCATGACCTATGTGCTGGCCATCGATGAGGCGACGCCGAAGCAGTATGACACGGTGTTCGAGCAGGACGGGGTCAAGATCGTGATCGATGCCAAGAGCCATCTGTATCTTGATGGCACGACCATTGATTTCAAGACCAACTTGATGGGCGGGGGATTCGAGTTCAACAACCCGCTGGCGAAGAAAACCTGCGGTTGCGGCACGTCGTTCACCGCCTAA
- a CDS encoding ABC transporter substrate-binding protein, with protein sequence MKSGPRTIRVGHTPDMDDAFMFYGVGGGHIPMNGLRFEHVIEDIQTLNQRALRGELDMTAISTASYPSLADQYWIVSVGSSVAQGYGPLVVSKHGYTPQDLQGKRIAIPGQHTTAYMLLRLAVQSFEPVDVPFHQIPQAVLDGLVDAGLVIHEWQLTYHDAGLLPILDLGIWWQQQTKLPLPLGLNAVKKSLKRNVAQQATTILRDSILYAFAHQDDALAYAMQFGRGTDPNRSRQFIGMYVNEESLTLSKPCRAAMRELFARAHSAGLISTIPRLSVIEPLKS encoded by the coding sequence ATGAAGAGTGGGCCTAGAACGATCCGAGTCGGGCATACGCCGGACATGGACGACGCGTTCATGTTCTATGGTGTTGGCGGCGGCCACATCCCCATGAATGGCCTACGCTTTGAGCACGTGATCGAAGACATCCAAACCCTCAACCAGCGAGCGCTGCGCGGCGAGCTCGACATGACCGCCATTTCCACGGCGAGCTACCCGTCGCTGGCGGACCAGTATTGGATCGTGTCGGTAGGATCGAGCGTGGCTCAAGGCTACGGGCCGTTGGTCGTCTCAAAGCATGGCTATACGCCGCAGGACCTTCAAGGCAAGCGCATCGCCATTCCCGGCCAACACACGACCGCGTACATGCTGCTGCGGCTGGCCGTGCAGAGTTTTGAGCCGGTCGATGTGCCCTTCCATCAAATTCCCCAGGCCGTGCTGGATGGGCTGGTGGATGCCGGGCTCGTCATCCATGAGTGGCAGCTGACTTACCATGACGCCGGGCTGCTGCCGATTCTTGATTTGGGGATCTGGTGGCAACAGCAGACAAAATTGCCGCTGCCCTTAGGATTAAACGCGGTGAAGAAATCCCTCAAACGAAACGTCGCGCAGCAGGCCACGACGATTCTGCGGGACAGCATCTTGTACGCCTTCGCGCATCAGGATGACGCGCTGGCGTATGCGATGCAATTCGGTCGGGGCACCGATCCAAATCGCTCGCGCCAATTCATCGGCATGTACGTCAACGAAGAGTCGCTCACACTCTCCAAACCCTGCCGAGCCGCCATGCGCGAACTGTTCGCCCGCGCCCACTCCGCCGGCCTGATTTCAACCATCCCCCGCCTCTCCGTCATCGAACCTCTTAAAAGCTGA
- a CDS encoding adenylate/guanylate cyclase domain-containing protein: MKRGARVLLPSIVLLAVCALRIANPPLLQEFQLKIFDTLQRLHPRPYRQVSVRIVDVDDESLARLGQWPWPRTQIAQLVTRLRELNAAAIVFDIVFAEPDRTAPAQILSLWPATPAVEALRERVQELPDHDALFAQAISAAPVVTGFVLTEGVNTHEPALKAAFAHAGDDPRQFLHPFQAAVVNLPALEAAASGNGSFTILADRDGIIRRVPLAFRLRDRLHPSLVAEAIRVTQGASTYLVKSSGASGQFSLGTRTGVTHLKIGSMTIPSDAQGRLWLYDTGPVAERFLPAWRVLADTADPAKISGHIVFIGTSAAGLKDLRTTPLNPVAAGVEVHAQCAEQILLQEFLLRPDWADGAELIYVLILGIGLIILLPWIGPAWCAALALTAILGACGASWAAFTHLRWLLDPIVPSLAVVLIYLAGSLMIFLQTERERRWVRQAFSRYLSPVLVKRLAENPKLLRLGGELKAMTLLFADIRGFTTIAEQFDAEALTKFMNRFLTPMTQVIQEHFGTIDKYIGDCIMAFWNAPLDDPQHTRHAAQAALAMRAYLVTWNRRLRAEAEAAGRQAITVHIGIGINTGECCVGNLGSDQCFNYSVLGDDVNLASRLEGQSKVYRTDIVIGPATAEAVQDLTVLELDLIRVKGKTKPTRIYGLLGDETLKLSDGFPALEAAHGRMLAAYRARQWDEAKRWLEECLKFDTPKTRLRVFYAVYRERINAYQTNPPGEEWDGVFVAQTK, translated from the coding sequence ATGAAGCGAGGGGCCCGCGTTCTTCTACCGTCCATCGTGCTGCTGGCGGTCTGCGCGCTGCGCATCGCCAATCCCCCGCTGCTGCAGGAATTCCAGCTCAAAATTTTCGATACCCTGCAGCGCCTTCATCCTCGGCCCTACCGGCAGGTTTCGGTGCGGATCGTCGATGTGGACGATGAGAGCCTCGCTCGGCTCGGGCAATGGCCGTGGCCGCGCACCCAGATCGCTCAACTGGTCACCCGCCTGCGCGAGCTGAACGCCGCGGCCATCGTGTTTGACATCGTGTTTGCCGAGCCGGATCGCACCGCTCCCGCCCAGATCCTTTCCCTCTGGCCGGCCACCCCTGCGGTTGAGGCCCTGCGCGAACGCGTGCAGGAGCTCCCCGACCATGACGCCCTCTTCGCTCAAGCCATCAGCGCCGCCCCGGTGGTCACGGGGTTCGTGTTGACGGAAGGCGTCAATACCCACGAGCCCGCGTTGAAAGCCGCCTTCGCGCACGCGGGAGACGATCCGCGCCAGTTCCTTCATCCGTTCCAAGCCGCGGTGGTGAACCTGCCGGCCCTCGAGGCGGCGGCATCCGGAAACGGCAGCTTCACCATCCTGGCGGATCGCGACGGGATCATCCGGCGGGTCCCGTTGGCGTTCCGGCTTCGCGATCGCCTGCACCCGTCCCTCGTCGCAGAAGCCATCCGCGTCACGCAGGGTGCGTCGACTTATCTCGTCAAATCGTCGGGGGCGAGCGGCCAATTCAGCCTCGGAACGCGGACCGGAGTCACGCATCTGAAGATCGGCTCCATGACCATTCCGAGCGACGCCCAGGGACGGTTATGGCTCTACGACACCGGGCCGGTCGCGGAGCGGTTTCTCCCGGCCTGGCGCGTCTTGGCCGACACCGCGGACCCGGCGAAGATTTCAGGCCACATCGTGTTCATCGGCACGAGCGCCGCCGGGCTGAAGGACCTGCGCACCACTCCGCTGAATCCTGTGGCCGCCGGGGTGGAGGTGCACGCCCAGTGCGCTGAGCAGATCCTCCTTCAGGAGTTCCTTCTGCGGCCTGATTGGGCCGACGGGGCTGAGCTGATCTACGTGCTGATCCTGGGCATCGGCCTCATCATCCTGCTGCCGTGGATCGGCCCGGCGTGGTGCGCGGCGCTGGCCCTCACGGCGATCCTTGGAGCCTGCGGCGCGTCGTGGGCTGCCTTCACGCATCTGCGGTGGCTGCTGGATCCGATCGTCCCGTCCCTGGCGGTCGTGCTGATCTATCTTGCGGGGTCGCTGATGATCTTCCTGCAGACGGAGCGGGAGCGCCGGTGGGTGCGGCAGGCGTTCAGCCGGTACCTGTCCCCTGTCCTGGTCAAGCGCTTGGCCGAGAACCCCAAACTGCTGCGGCTCGGAGGGGAGCTGAAGGCCATGACGCTGCTCTTCGCCGACATCCGGGGATTCACGACGATCGCCGAGCAGTTCGACGCCGAAGCGCTCACCAAATTCATGAACCGGTTTTTGACCCCCATGACCCAAGTGATCCAAGAGCATTTCGGCACGATCGACAAATACATCGGCGACTGCATCATGGCCTTCTGGAATGCGCCGCTGGATGATCCTCAGCACACGCGGCACGCCGCTCAAGCGGCCCTCGCGATGCGCGCGTATCTGGTGACATGGAACCGCCGCCTCAGGGCGGAAGCCGAAGCGGCCGGACGACAGGCGATCACCGTGCATATCGGCATCGGTATTAATACCGGGGAGTGCTGCGTGGGGAACCTGGGCTCGGACCAGTGCTTCAACTACTCCGTGCTGGGGGATGACGTGAACCTGGCCTCTCGCCTGGAGGGGCAATCCAAAGTCTACCGGACGGATATCGTGATCGGTCCGGCGACCGCCGAGGCCGTGCAGGATCTGACCGTGTTAGAGCTCGACCTCATCAGGGTTAAGGGCAAGACAAAACCAACACGCATCTACGGGCTCTTGGGGGATGAAACGCTTAAACTCAGCGATGGATTTCCCGCGCTTGAGGCGGCTCACGGCCGGATGCTCGCCGCCTATCGCGCGCGGCAGTGGGACGAGGCGAAACGATGGCTTGAGGAGTGCCTGAAGTTCGATACCCCCAAAACGCGCCTGCGGGTGTTTTACGCGGTGTATCGGGAGCGGATTAACGCTTACCAAACCAACCCGCCGGGCGAGGAGTGGGACGGCGTGTTTGTGGCGCAGACGAAGTGA
- a CDS encoding DUF2203 domain-containing protein, translating into MVLTVQQANALLPKIAPLLQQLQALQRSLISTNEQIEEANRRVSGGNGYPIEALKQQIRELTTHQLQLIESFHSALSQLQELGAWVKDLQMGLVDFYGIRNGEYIWLCWKLGEERVAYWHPLDEGYANRQPL; encoded by the coding sequence ATAGTCCTTACCGTCCAGCAAGCCAATGCGCTCTTACCGAAGATTGCGCCGCTCCTTCAGCAATTGCAGGCCTTGCAGCGCTCCCTGATCTCAACCAATGAGCAGATCGAAGAGGCCAACCGCAGAGTTTCCGGCGGCAACGGCTATCCGATCGAGGCGCTGAAGCAGCAGATTCGCGAGCTGACGACGCATCAGCTCCAGCTCATCGAGAGCTTCCACTCAGCGCTCAGCCAATTGCAGGAGCTGGGGGCGTGGGTGAAGGATCTGCAGATGGGGCTCGTGGATTTTTATGGGATACGGAATGGGGAATATATCTGGCTGTGCTGGAAACTCGGAGAAGAACGCGTGGCCTACTGGCATCCGCTGGACGAAGGGTATGCCAACCGGCAACCGCTGTGA
- a CDS encoding mechanosensitive ion channel family protein codes for MARRICQRLSAVAAKTAWKWDEYVVEALQRGIPLWSLFLGFYIAVGLWNLSGSIVTGIHRAIYVVLWLSVTFVCAGLAGKLVVLYGSQFQHAMPVTSLTQNIAKILITLLGVLMILHSLGISIAPLLTALGVGGLAVALALQDTLSNLFAGFYLTVEKRVRMGDYIKLNSGEEGYIEDIGWRATRIRMLANNTILVPNSKLAQANITNFNLPSRDLAVLVEVGVDYSSDLSHVERVTAEVGRDVMKTVAGGVPMFEPFIRYHTFGDWSIQLTVILRANEFVDQYLIKHEFIKRLHVRYRQEGITIPFPTQTTVYSKLPGAPDV; via the coding sequence ATGGCGCGGAGGATCTGCCAGCGCCTATCGGCTGTGGCAGCCAAGACGGCATGGAAATGGGATGAGTATGTCGTTGAGGCGCTGCAGCGCGGCATTCCCCTTTGGAGCCTCTTCCTGGGGTTCTACATCGCCGTCGGTTTGTGGAATCTCTCCGGATCCATCGTCACCGGGATCCACCGCGCAATTTACGTGGTCCTTTGGCTGTCGGTCACGTTCGTGTGCGCCGGGTTGGCCGGCAAGCTGGTCGTGCTCTACGGCAGCCAATTCCAGCACGCCATGCCGGTGACCAGCCTCACGCAAAATATCGCCAAGATCCTCATCACCCTGCTAGGGGTGCTGATGATCTTGCACAGCCTGGGCATTTCGATCGCTCCGCTGCTGACCGCATTGGGCGTGGGCGGGTTAGCCGTGGCTCTAGCGCTGCAGGATACGCTCTCCAACCTCTTCGCCGGATTTTATTTGACCGTGGAGAAACGCGTCCGGATGGGGGATTACATCAAGCTCAACAGCGGCGAAGAAGGGTATATTGAAGACATCGGCTGGCGGGCGACGCGCATCCGCATGCTGGCCAACAACACCATCCTTGTTCCCAACAGCAAGCTCGCCCAGGCCAACATTACGAACTTCAATTTGCCCAGCCGCGATTTAGCGGTCTTGGTGGAGGTGGGGGTTGATTACAGCAGCGATCTCTCACATGTTGAGCGCGTGACGGCTGAGGTGGGCCGTGACGTGATGAAGACCGTCGCCGGCGGAGTGCCGATGTTTGAGCCGTTCATCCGCTACCATACCTTTGGCGACTGGAGCATCCAGTTGACGGTCATCTTGCGCGCCAACGAATTCGTGGATCAATATCTCATTAAACATGAGTTCATCAAGCGGCTGCATGTTCGGTATCGGCAGGAGGGAATCACCATTCCATTTCCGACGCAAACCACCGTGTATAGCAAGCTCCCAGGCGCCCCTGATGTATGA
- a CDS encoding A/G-specific adenine glycosylase — protein sequence MAPRAQRLQRFQRRLLAWYRVHQRDLPWRKTRDPYKILVSEIMLQQTQVDRVAPKYEEFLRRYPTLQALAKAKTAELRRVWYPLGYNIRPMRLRNIARQTVRQHNGRLPDSRDGLLAMEGVGEYTAGAVLTFAFEQDEPMLDTNIMRLLARYFGIKGEAKKGPTQRRLWQLAEAVIPKGQGYDINQAMMDFGAMVCTARAPRCASCPLRETCRSYPWQPSRRYQI from the coding sequence ATGGCCCCTCGCGCACAACGCCTGCAACGATTTCAGCGACGGCTGCTCGCCTGGTACCGCGTGCATCAGCGGGACCTGCCGTGGCGCAAGACGCGCGACCCGTACAAGATCCTGGTCTCGGAAATCATGCTCCAGCAGACGCAAGTCGATCGCGTCGCCCCCAAGTATGAGGAATTTCTGCGGCGGTACCCGACGCTTCAAGCGCTAGCCAAGGCGAAGACCGCCGAGCTGCGCCGTGTGTGGTATCCGCTGGGCTACAACATCCGCCCCATGCGGCTGAGAAACATTGCGCGGCAGACGGTGCGGCAGCACAACGGCAGGCTCCCGGATTCCCGCGACGGGCTGCTCGCGATGGAGGGGGTCGGCGAGTACACCGCCGGGGCGGTGCTGACGTTTGCCTTTGAGCAAGATGAGCCGATGCTCGATACGAACATCATGCGGCTGCTGGCGCGATATTTCGGGATCAAGGGCGAGGCGAAGAAGGGGCCAACGCAGCGTCGGCTGTGGCAGCTGGCCGAGGCGGTGATTCCAAAAGGGCAGGGCTACGACATCAACCAAGCGATGATGGATTTCGGCGCGATGGTCTGCACCGCCCGAGCCCCTCGCTGCGCGTCCTGCCCTTTGCGAGAGACCTGCCGCAGCTACCCCTGGCAACCCTCAAGGCGATATCAGATATGA
- a CDS encoding HAD family phosphatase: MYDLVLFDLGGVVVEVNSDQLLHHVAQLTGKSFEEVQAVIYHKDLLLPFELGRITPQAYYEGLKAQLAFSWTYEQFVRAWNSLFIENTDVTQLMERLQKRHTLIALSNTNRLHLMHIQQHFPSLTVFHDWIASSDVGMRKPDPEIYHLAVRRGGARVERTIYIDDRPELVQAGRNVGLQAIRFENSQQLEEELRALGVNV, from the coding sequence ATGTATGACTTGGTGCTCTTCGACCTGGGCGGCGTGGTGGTGGAAGTGAATTCGGATCAGCTCCTCCACCATGTCGCGCAGCTGACCGGCAAGTCCTTCGAAGAGGTCCAGGCGGTCATCTACCACAAGGACCTGCTGCTGCCCTTTGAGCTGGGACGGATCACGCCCCAGGCGTACTATGAGGGGCTGAAGGCGCAGCTGGCATTCTCCTGGACGTATGAGCAATTCGTGCGCGCTTGGAACAGCCTCTTTATTGAAAATACCGATGTCACCCAGCTGATGGAGCGGTTGCAGAAGCGGCATACGCTGATCGCCCTCTCCAACACGAACCGGCTGCACCTGATGCATATCCAGCAGCATTTTCCGTCGCTCACGGTGTTTCATGACTGGATCGCCTCCTCTGATGTGGGCATGCGAAAGCCTGATCCGGAGATTTATCACCTGGCGGTTCGGCGAGGGGGGGCGCGCGTTGAGCGGACCATCTACATCGATGACCGGCCCGAGCTGGTTCAGGCCGGGCGGAACGTGGGCTTGCAGGCGATTCGTTTCGAAAACAGCCAGCAGCTTGAGGAAGAACTCAGGGCTCTGGGAGTGAATGTGTAA
- a CDS encoding tetratricopeptide repeat protein, which translates to MAIQRTRGRAARWCVATLVVALFLSGPSVPAQETESEVPARETAAKTKAKQVAEEARARLAVETREPVTFAQVLADSDNIDLNFRYAKAQVARGDVLGAAATLERILLLDPSLAHVRLFYGIVLFRLDNLDEAERTLKGIRDQPMPSSLRQEIDDYLRQIRRRRQATRWSSSLSLGYGFDTNRNASPSSKHRLFSDAALGVPDSSKKRRDTSLLVIQNIDVAHDLGVQAGHQLIGSFNYFLGEQTAADDLDLQAFAFEVGGVFKHWLAEATSTGFSDHIMLSRETYLRTRGVRTLLTRNLAKRFQTFLSTEWAREEYRGITENAVAGERTGDRVTINGGGEYALSPTMRLAGSLAYEKKNAKVDYWRYDGWGLTGSHTWLLGRGQFLINSIGFDVNLYDGPDRAISAQTRQDKELRVRVTYGAPLALFGAGKILPKLVYDNLTATFTFEQFRALSNITNYTYSNSKYLMMLTKKVEF; encoded by the coding sequence ATGGCCATCCAGAGAACCAGGGGACGAGCCGCCAGGTGGTGCGTCGCGACGTTAGTCGTGGCGCTATTTCTTTCTGGGCCGTCCGTGCCGGCTCAGGAGACGGAGAGCGAAGTCCCGGCGCGCGAGACGGCCGCGAAGACGAAAGCCAAGCAGGTCGCTGAGGAAGCGCGCGCCAGGCTCGCGGTTGAGACGCGTGAGCCGGTCACCTTCGCGCAGGTCCTCGCCGATTCCGACAACATCGATCTGAACTTCCGCTACGCCAAAGCCCAGGTGGCGCGCGGCGATGTGCTGGGCGCGGCCGCCACCCTGGAACGCATCCTCCTGCTCGATCCGAGTCTCGCTCATGTGCGGCTCTTCTATGGGATCGTGCTCTTCCGCCTCGACAACCTCGATGAAGCCGAGCGCACGCTCAAGGGGATCCGCGATCAGCCGATGCCAAGCTCCCTCCGCCAGGAAATCGACGACTATCTCCGTCAGATCCGGCGGCGGCGGCAAGCCACGCGATGGTCGTCCAGCCTGAGCCTCGGGTACGGGTTCGACACGAACCGCAACGCCTCTCCCTCCTCGAAGCATCGGCTCTTCAGCGATGCGGCGCTGGGGGTTCCGGACAGTTCCAAGAAACGGCGAGACACCAGCCTCTTGGTCATTCAGAACATCGATGTCGCGCATGACCTCGGCGTTCAAGCCGGCCACCAGCTCATCGGCTCCTTCAACTACTTTCTCGGGGAGCAAACGGCTGCGGATGACCTGGATCTGCAGGCATTTGCCTTTGAGGTGGGGGGTGTGTTCAAGCATTGGCTCGCCGAGGCGACGTCGACCGGGTTTTCCGATCACATCATGCTCTCCCGGGAGACGTACCTGCGCACGCGCGGCGTCCGCACGCTCCTCACGCGAAACCTCGCCAAGCGCTTCCAGACGTTCCTCTCGACGGAGTGGGCGCGTGAAGAATACCGGGGGATCACGGAGAACGCGGTGGCCGGCGAGCGCACCGGCGATCGCGTGACCATCAACGGGGGAGGCGAGTATGCGTTGAGCCCCACCATGAGGCTCGCCGGCTCGTTGGCGTATGAGAAAAAGAACGCGAAGGTCGATTACTGGCGGTACGATGGATGGGGGCTGACCGGCAGCCACACGTGGCTGCTGGGTAGGGGGCAGTTTCTCATCAACTCGATCGGCTTTGATGTGAATCTGTATGACGGTCCCGACCGGGCGATCAGCGCGCAGACCCGCCAAGATAAGGAGCTGCGTGTCCGGGTGACGTACGGGGCTCCCCTCGCGCTTTTTGGCGCCGGCAAAATCCTGCCAAAACTGGTCTACGACAATCTGACCGCGACCTTCACCTTTGAGCAATTTCGCGCGTTGTCCAACATCACGAACTACACCTACTCCAATTCGAAGTATCTCATGATGCTGACCAAGAAGGTGGAGTTCTAG
- a CDS encoding (deoxy)nucleoside triphosphate pyrophosphohydrolase, whose protein sequence is MRRKRRIHAAVAVITRRGRILICQRHHRDSFGGLWEFPGGKREPRESWEACLRRELFEEIGVAVRGIRTYGWMRHEFHDGIVVFKVFRCLIAAGRPRPLDARALRWVAPRQLLRYEFPPANRRLVARLAGG, encoded by the coding sequence ATGAGAAGGAAGAGAAGAATCCACGCGGCTGTCGCGGTCATTACGCGGCGGGGGCGTATCCTCATTTGCCAGCGCCATCACCGCGATTCCTTCGGCGGCCTGTGGGAGTTTCCCGGCGGAAAACGGGAGCCGAGGGAATCATGGGAAGCGTGCCTCCGGCGTGAACTGTTTGAGGAAATCGGCGTGGCGGTGCGGGGCATCCGCACCTATGGCTGGATGCGCCACGAGTTTCATGACGGCATCGTGGTGTTCAAGGTGTTTCGGTGCCTGATCGCCGCGGGCCGTCCGCGGCCGCTGGATGCCCGCGCGCTGCGGTGGGTGGCCCCTCGGCAGCTGCTCCGCTACGAGTTTCCGCCCGCCAACCGCCGGTTGGTGGCGCGTTTAGCTGGCGGTTGA